In Bufo gargarizans isolate SCDJY-AF-19 chromosome 5, ASM1485885v1, whole genome shotgun sequence, the following are encoded in one genomic region:
- the TRIB1 gene encoding tribbles homolog 1: protein MMIANVQRQSRLGAPRLAACRAPPKRLESDEPPAKCPRLNDSPSDNGLLPSPGSPHPPDLHSASSQHQGPTCIGNYLLLPAGDRENVSRALNLHTGEELQCKVFPLKHYQKKIQPYIHLPWHRNITGIVEIIHGESKAYVFFEKEFGDMHSYVRSCKRLGEEEAAKLFKQIISAVSHCHRSSIVLGDLKLRKFVFSDKERTQLRLESLEDAHIIKGEDDALSDKHGCPAYVSPEILNTTGTYSGKSADVWSLGVMLFTLLVGRYPFHDTDPSSLFSKIRRGQFCIPDHVSPKARCLIRSLLRKEPSERLTADEILLHPWFEATTHPSYADQESSNTDQLVPDVPQNCDDLESFFC from the exons ATGATGATTGCCAACGTGCAGAGACAGAGCCGGCTGGGAGCCCCCCGCCTGGCTGCCTGCAGGGCTCCCCCCAAAAGACTGGAGAGCGATGAGCCACCTGCTAAGTGCCCCAGGCTGAATGATTCTCCTTCAGACAATGGACTGCTACCTTCTCCTGGTTCCCCACACCCCCCAGACCTGCACAGTGCTTCTTCTCAACACCAAGGACCTACCTGCATAGGGAATTACCTGCTGCTACCTGCTGGAGATCGGGAGAACGTGTCCAGAGCCCTCAACCTGCACACTGGAGAGGAGCTGCAGTGCAAG gttttcccCCTAAAGCACTACCAGAAAAAAATCCAGCCTTACATCCACCTGCCCTGGCACCGTAACATCACCGGGATTGTGGAGATTATCCACGGAGAGAGCAAGGCCTATGTGTTCTTCGAGAAGGAGTTCGGTGACATGCACTCCTATGTGCGAAGCTGCAAAAGGCTGGGCGAAGAGGAGGCGGCCAAGTTGTTCAAGCAGATCATCAGCGCCGTTTCCCATTGCCATCGATCTTCTATCGTCTTAGGAGACCTCAAGCTGAGGAAGTTCGTCTTCTCTGACAAAGAAAG GACTCAACTGAGGCTGGAAAGCTTGGAGGACGCTCACATCATTAAAGGAGAAGATGATGCTTTGTCAGACAAACATGGATGCCCAGCTTATGTGAGCCCAGAGATTCTGAACACCACAGGGACTTATTCTGGGAAATCGGCCGATGTTTGGAGCTTGGGAGTCATGCTCTTCACCCTACTGGTGGGACGCTATCCTTTCCATGACACAGACCCTAGTTCCCTATTTTCAAAAATTCGACGTGGACAGTTCTGTATTCCGGACCATGTATCTCCAAAAGCCAGGTGCCTTATACGAAGCCTTTTGAGGAAGGAACCTTCTGAAAGACTCACTGCAGATGAGATTTTATTACATCCCTGGTTTGAGGCCACAACACATCCCAGTTACGCGGACCAGGAATCAAGTAACACTGACCAACTAGTGCCGGATGTGCCACAGAACTGTGATGACCTAGAGTCGTTCTTTTGCTAG